DNA sequence from the Armatimonadota bacterium genome:
GTAGTTGGTTTTACACAAATTTTAATTTTCAGAAATAGGTAAACATGGCAAACAAATATGACGGTCTAGATGCGGAGTTCCGGGCGAAGTTAGGATTATTCGAGAAACGCCTACTTGAGCGAGGTATCCATGTAAAGCTTGTATGTGGCTATAGATCAATCGAAGAGCAGGACCGGCTGTATGCGCTGGGCAGAACAAAGCCGGGCAAAATTGTTACCAAGGCGCGTGGTGGCTACTCATGGCATAATTTCGGGCTAGCTGCTGATTATGCATTTGTTGTTGGCGGCCGACTTACCTGGAATGGTCCTTGGAGCGTTTTTGGCAGGATTGCGAGGGAATGCGGCTTAGAATGGGGAGGCGATTTCAAGGGATTCTCCGACCGCCCGCATGTGCAGTGGAGAAAGGGCAGAACGCTGGCAGCAATGAGGAAGGGTTTGGCTACTATTACGCGTAATTTGGAGTGACAATCCTATACTTGTATGGTATTCTGAACAAGGCTTCGATTACACTATGTTGTTTGGGGGATTAGGCAAATGTTGATTACCATTATCGGCAGAGGCCATGGGGGCACACGGGCGATGAGCAAGACGCTTGTAGATAGCGGCGTGTATATGGGGGCACAGCTCAACGCTTCCTATGACCTTGTCCCTGCTGAGGAAATGTACGAGGCATGTCGAATTATGGCGCGGCATGTCGTTCACCTCGGTGGGGTGCAGTGGGACTTTTCAAAGCTTTACGAGATGCCGATAGACCCCGAATTTGAGCGCCTAGTGCGTTCATATCTTCATTCGGTATTGGAGAGCGATGCCCCATATCGAGGGTGGAAACTTCCTGAGACGACGCTTGTATACCCTTGGATTAGCCGCATGTTTCCTGATGCTTACTACATACATTGGACGCGCGACCCGCGAGACTCAATTTTAAATGCTCATCTCACGGATGATCTTGCGAAGTTCGGAGTTCCCTATACCCCGGTTCAAGATGAGCGCCTTAGGCGGGCTGTAAGTTGGAAATATCAGCGCGAGATTGTCAAGGCAACTCCGAGGCCTAAGCACGCGATTGATGTGCGCTTTGAAGATTTTGTGCTGGACCAGGAAAAGACCCTCAAGCGGCTCGAGGAGTTTCTCGGCATTCATCTTGCCCGCATAGAAGTTCGTCCTGAGGCAGTTGGCCGCTGGAAAACGGACGAAGGACAACACGACTTCGACTTCCTTAGAGAAGATATGAAGGAATTAGGGTACCTGTAAACTTTGTTTCTTGCTTAGTTGACGAGCTCAGGTCTCTACAA
Encoded proteins:
- a CDS encoding M15 family metallopeptidase encodes the protein MANKYDGLDAEFRAKLGLFEKRLLERGIHVKLVCGYRSIEEQDRLYALGRTKPGKIVTKARGGYSWHNFGLAADYAFVVGGRLTWNGPWSVFGRIARECGLEWGGDFKGFSDRPHVQWRKGRTLAAMRKGLATITRNLE
- a CDS encoding sulfotransferase: MLITIIGRGHGGTRAMSKTLVDSGVYMGAQLNASYDLVPAEEMYEACRIMARHVVHLGGVQWDFSKLYEMPIDPEFERLVRSYLHSVLESDAPYRGWKLPETTLVYPWISRMFPDAYYIHWTRDPRDSILNAHLTDDLAKFGVPYTPVQDERLRRAVSWKYQREIVKATPRPKHAIDVRFEDFVLDQEKTLKRLEEFLGIHLARIEVRPEAVGRWKTDEGQHDFDFLREDMKELGYL